From Polaribacter butkevichii, a single genomic window includes:
- a CDS encoding potassium channel family protein — protein MKINVLESKINKTLLLVVTILSIGTIGYMGLSHYSFIDALYMTVITVTTVGFGELRPFSPEEKVFTIFLILTSITVFGYAISAFSEYLVSGKLFEHFKHKKVEKKIANLKGHTIVCGYGRNGKQAILKLKNYNKDFVVVEKNKERTEILDAAEVLNINGDATLDETLLKAGIESAAFLITALPSDANNLFVVLTASQLNKDCKVISRASNESSYSKLKIAGASNVIMPDKLGGDHMASLVTTPDVIEFVDRLTIEGETTANLEEVAVDDLPKKYINKTLLHLDLRRQTGCTVIGFIGPNKEYIINPEADCKLIEGSHLIVLGRPKQIIKLRELF, from the coding sequence ATGAAGATAAATGTATTAGAATCTAAAATAAATAAAACGTTATTATTAGTTGTTACTATTTTATCGATTGGTACAATAGGGTATATGGGGCTTTCTCATTATTCTTTTATAGATGCCTTGTATATGACCGTAATTACGGTAACCACCGTTGGTTTTGGTGAGTTAAGACCTTTTTCTCCAGAAGAAAAAGTTTTTACAATTTTTTTAATTTTAACCAGTATTACTGTTTTTGGGTATGCAATTTCGGCCTTCTCAGAGTATTTAGTTAGCGGTAAATTATTTGAACATTTTAAGCACAAAAAAGTGGAGAAAAAAATAGCCAATTTAAAAGGACATACCATTGTTTGCGGATATGGAAGAAATGGGAAGCAAGCAATTTTAAAATTAAAAAATTATAACAAAGACTTTGTTGTTGTTGAGAAAAATAAGGAAAGAACAGAAATTTTAGATGCCGCAGAGGTTTTAAATATTAATGGAGATGCTACTTTAGATGAAACCTTATTAAAGGCAGGTATAGAAAGTGCGGCTTTTTTAATTACTGCACTACCATCTGATGCTAATAATTTATTTGTGGTTTTAACAGCAAGTCAATTAAATAAAGACTGTAAGGTGATAAGTAGAGCTTCTAATGAATCTTCTTATAGTAAATTAAAAATAGCTGGTGCAAGTAATGTAATTATGCCAGATAAGTTAGGAGGAGATCATATGGCTTCTTTGGTAACTACACCAGATGTTATAGAGTTTGTAGATAGGTTAACAATAGAAGGAGAAACAACAGCAAATTTAGAGGAAGTAGCGGTAGATGATTTGCCAAAAAAATATATTAATAAAACACTCTTGCATTTAGATTTAAGAAGGCAAACAGGCTGTACCGTTATTGGTTTTATTGGACCTAATAAAGAATATATTATAAATCCTGAAGCAGATTGTAAATTAATTGAAGGATCACATTTAATAGTTTTAGGTAGGCCAAAGCAAATTATAAAATTAAGAGAATTATTTTAA
- the uvrA gene encoding excinuclease ABC subunit UvrA: MKDQEYIEVYGARAHNLKNIDVKIPREKLVVITGLSGSGKSSLAFDTIYAEGQRRYIETFSAYARQFLGGLERPDVDKIDGLSPVISIEQKTTNKSPRSTVGTITEIYDFLRLLFARAADAYSYNTGEKMVSYSDEQIKQLILSDFADKKIAILAPLIKSRKGHYRELFEQISKQGFLRVRVDGEIKEIEKGMRLDRYKTHDIEVVIDRLLINESAEKRLEETIKTALYSGNNIMMVIDIDDNEPRYFSRELMCPTTGIAYPNPEPNTFSFNSPKGACDKCNGLGITNVINLEKVIPDTTISIQNGGIIPLGEQKNSWIFKQLENIAERYKFKLTDPIKNIPKEALDIILNGGNESFEIESKTVGVTRNYKIDFEGIISFIENQYANAESTTIKRWAKGFMDEVSCTTCGGKRLKKEALHFKITNKNISDLAQMDASELAKWFKNIEKELSKKQLIIAAEILKEIRTRIQFLLDVGLDYLTLDRTSKSLSGGEAQRIRLATQIGSQLVGVLYILDEPSIGLHQRDNQKLIDSLVKLRDIGNSVLVVEHDKDMMEHADFVFDIGPGAGRHGGEIVSSGTFEELKKQNTLTADYLTGRKEISVPKVRREGNGKFIKLKGATGNNLKNVSVEFPLGKMICVTGVSGSGKSTLINETLYPILNAHIYRGVKKPMPYKKIEGLEHVDKVIDIDQSPIGRTPRSNPATYTGTFGEIRSLFAKTPEAAIRGYKPGRFSFNVKGGRCETCQGGGVRVIEMNFLPDVQVECETCQGKRFNRETLEIRYKGKSISDILDMTIEDATNFFENIPKIHRKLKTIKDVGLGYITLGQQSTTLSGGEAQRIKLASELSKRDTGNTFYILDEPTTGLHFEDIRVLMDVLNKLADKGNTVLIIEHNLDVVKLADYIIDVGMEGGKKGGKILCTGTPEEVAQHKTSYTAKFLKKELS, from the coding sequence TTGAAAGACCAAGAATATATAGAAGTGTACGGAGCTAGAGCTCATAACTTAAAAAATATTGATGTAAAAATTCCTCGCGAAAAACTAGTTGTAATCACTGGTTTAAGCGGAAGCGGAAAATCTTCTTTAGCTTTTGACACCATTTATGCAGAAGGACAAAGACGTTATATTGAAACTTTTTCTGCCTATGCGCGTCAGTTTTTAGGTGGACTAGAGCGACCTGATGTTGATAAAATAGATGGCCTTTCGCCTGTAATTTCTATAGAACAGAAAACAACTAATAAAAGCCCTCGATCTACAGTAGGTACCATAACAGAAATTTACGATTTTTTAAGATTATTATTTGCAAGAGCCGCTGATGCTTACTCTTATAATACAGGAGAAAAAATGGTAAGTTATTCTGATGAGCAAATAAAACAGCTTATTTTATCTGATTTTGCTGATAAAAAAATAGCCATTTTAGCCCCCTTAATTAAATCTAGAAAAGGACATTATCGCGAACTTTTTGAACAAATTTCTAAACAAGGTTTTTTACGTGTTCGTGTAGATGGAGAAATAAAAGAGATTGAAAAAGGAATGCGTTTAGACAGGTATAAAACGCATGATATTGAAGTTGTAATAGATAGGCTTCTTATTAATGAATCTGCAGAAAAACGTTTAGAAGAAACTATAAAAACAGCATTGTATTCTGGAAATAACATTATGATGGTTATTGATATTGATGACAATGAACCTCGTTATTTTAGTAGAGAATTAATGTGTCCTACAACCGGAATAGCCTATCCGAATCCAGAACCAAATACCTTTTCTTTTAACTCGCCAAAAGGCGCTTGCGATAAATGTAATGGCTTAGGAATTACTAATGTTATTAACCTAGAAAAAGTAATTCCAGACACCACTATTTCCATACAAAACGGAGGAATTATCCCGTTAGGAGAACAAAAAAATAGCTGGATTTTTAAACAGTTAGAAAATATTGCCGAACGCTATAAATTCAAATTAACAGACCCTATAAAAAACATCCCTAAAGAAGCTTTAGATATTATTCTGAATGGCGGAAATGAATCTTTTGAAATTGAATCTAAAACCGTTGGCGTTACAAGAAATTATAAAATTGATTTTGAAGGAATTATTTCTTTTATAGAAAATCAATATGCCAATGCAGAAAGCACAACCATAAAACGTTGGGCAAAAGGTTTTATGGATGAAGTTTCTTGTACTACTTGCGGTGGCAAAAGATTAAAAAAAGAAGCTCTTCATTTTAAAATTACAAATAAAAACATTAGTGATTTAGCCCAAATGGATGCTTCTGAATTGGCTAAATGGTTTAAAAATATAGAAAAAGAGTTATCAAAAAAGCAACTCATAATTGCCGCTGAAATCTTAAAAGAGATTAGAACTCGAATTCAGTTTTTATTAGATGTCGGTTTAGATTATTTAACATTAGACAGAACATCAAAATCACTTTCTGGTGGAGAAGCACAAAGAATTCGTTTGGCAACTCAAATTGGATCGCAATTAGTTGGTGTACTTTATATTTTAGATGAACCAAGTATTGGATTACATCAACGAGACAATCAAAAATTAATTGATTCTTTAGTTAAATTAAGAGATATTGGAAATTCTGTTTTAGTTGTAGAACACGATAAGGACATGATGGAACATGCCGATTTTGTTTTTGATATTGGCCCTGGAGCTGGTAGACATGGAGGAGAAATAGTAAGTTCTGGAACTTTTGAAGAATTAAAAAAACAAAATACTTTAACTGCAGATTACCTAACCGGAAGAAAAGAAATTTCGGTTCCTAAAGTACGTAGAGAAGGAAATGGAAAATTTATCAAACTAAAAGGAGCCACCGGAAATAATTTAAAAAATGTTTCTGTAGAATTTCCTCTCGGAAAAATGATTTGTGTTACCGGAGTTTCGGGCAGTGGAAAATCTACCTTAATAAACGAAACTCTTTACCCAATATTAAACGCACATATATATAGAGGTGTAAAAAAACCAATGCCTTATAAAAAAATTGAAGGTTTAGAGCATGTAGATAAGGTAATTGATATTGATCAATCACCCATTGGAAGAACCCCTCGTTCTAACCCAGCAACTTACACAGGTACTTTTGGTGAAATTAGAAGCTTATTTGCAAAAACTCCAGAAGCTGCAATTCGTGGATACAAACCTGGTCGATTTTCTTTTAATGTAAAAGGCGGTCGTTGCGAGACTTGCCAAGGTGGTGGAGTGCGTGTTATAGAAATGAACTTTTTACCTGATGTACAAGTAGAATGCGAAACCTGCCAAGGAAAACGCTTTAATAGAGAAACTTTAGAGATTCGTTACAAAGGGAAATCAATTTCTGATATTTTAGATATGACTATTGAAGATGCCACGAATTTCTTTGAGAATATTCCTAAAATTCACAGAAAATTAAAAACAATAAAAGATGTTGGTTTAGGCTACATAACACTTGGGCAACAATCTACAACACTTTCGGGTGGTGAAGCTCAACGTATAAAATTAGCATCAGAATTATCTAAAAGAGATACCGGTAATACCTTTTACATTTTAGATGAACCTACCACCGGACTTCATTTTGAAGACATTAGAGTTTTAATGGATGTACTAAATAAACTAGCAGACAAAGGAAATACAGTATTAATTATTGAGCATAATTTAGATGTTGTAAAATTAGCCGATTATATTATTGATGTTGGTATGGAAGGCGGTAAAAAAGGTGGTAAAATTTTATGTACAGGAACTCCAGAAGAAGTTGCACAACATAAAACAAGTTATACCGCTAAGTTTTTAAAAAAAGAATTAAGTTAA
- a CDS encoding aminopeptidase — protein sequence MFSQQNSINIKSKLDVEKDELKIQQEIVFYNTSDSILTSIYLHNWANSYRDRKTPLSKRFIKDFRKDLYFAKEKELGSSTIKSISVDFENVYFKEVDKQSDIIEIDLDRPLYPNSKITISATYIVKIPSDRFTKYGKTKTGYQLRNWYLTPAIYNKGWQLMSNLNLDDLYEKGTDFKIEIDVPKDFVVESNLYQYKIAKENINNYYLVGKNKTDVILGINKTKQLKTYKTKSVTIHTDVFSKELDYNLTTSILNRELLFIQKYLGKYPHKEIYIDKATQSKNRIYGLNQLPNFLRPFSDTFKWDMTMFKALTKRYIENTLLLNKRKDYWLIDGIQNYLMIEYVEQFYPEIKLLGNASDSWFLKRFNVSKLNFNDKYPFVYQFTARKFLDQALNTSADSLSNFNRRIVSKYKAGLGFRFLKGYLGDSILNQTIQEFYQKNQLKIISSDTFNQLLSSKTTKNLDWFFNDFVKTNKKIDHKIEDINIEEDSISVTIKNKRNITTPLAIYALKGKDIKIKKWISDIDSSKTVKFKKGNYDTFVLNYENLYPELNTLNNWKTINKKIFNKPVKVSFLKDISSPDYNQIFYQPDANYNFYNGLILGVKLHNKPLIKRNFEFKVAPYYATKSNTVIGSFSLLYNQFFEKTKIYKVSYGFAGGTSDYAPNLSYNSLIPYVNIFFKRKTLRDATSESLRAKLIHIEKEIAPDATKTDQDSYSVLSLSYNYSNPDIIKEFRYSFSTEFAKNFSKAALDLRFRTLTSTDTQLDFRLFAGVFFNNKTEGNYFSFGLDRSNDYLFQLNYLGRSESSGFFSQQYIITEGGFKSVLPTRFANQFMVSNNSSIGIWRWLEIYNDVAFLKNKKQPLYFAYENGVRFNFVHEIFEIYFPFYSNNGWEVSKAAYPEKIRFSLSADIKSIYNFFKRGFL from the coding sequence TTGTTTTCTCAACAGAATTCAATCAACATAAAATCTAAACTAGATGTAGAAAAAGACGAATTAAAAATTCAACAAGAAATTGTTTTTTACAATACCTCAGACTCAATTTTAACTAGTATTTATCTTCATAATTGGGCAAATAGCTACAGAGATAGAAAAACACCTTTATCTAAAAGGTTTATAAAAGACTTTAGAAAAGATTTATACTTTGCTAAAGAAAAAGAACTTGGTTCATCAACCATAAAAAGCATTTCTGTAGATTTTGAAAATGTTTATTTTAAAGAGGTAGATAAACAATCAGACATTATAGAAATAGATCTAGACAGACCTTTATACCCAAATTCAAAAATTACAATATCTGCTACCTATATTGTAAAAATACCAAGCGATCGTTTTACTAAATACGGCAAAACAAAAACAGGTTATCAACTTAGAAACTGGTACCTAACACCCGCTATTTACAATAAGGGTTGGCAACTTATGAGCAATCTAAACTTAGATGATTTATATGAAAAAGGCACTGATTTTAAAATTGAAATAGATGTACCAAAAGATTTTGTTGTAGAATCTAATTTGTATCAATATAAAATTGCAAAAGAAAACATTAATAATTACTATTTAGTTGGAAAAAATAAAACGGATGTAATTCTTGGCATTAACAAAACCAAACAACTAAAAACCTACAAAACAAAATCTGTTACCATACATACAGATGTTTTTTCAAAAGAATTAGATTACAATTTAACAACAAGCATCTTAAATAGAGAGTTACTTTTTATTCAAAAATATTTAGGAAAATACCCACATAAAGAAATTTATATTGATAAAGCTACCCAAAGTAAAAATAGAATCTATGGTTTAAATCAGTTACCAAATTTTTTACGCCCATTTTCTGATACTTTTAAATGGGATATGACTATGTTTAAAGCGCTAACAAAAAGGTACATAGAAAACACACTCCTTTTAAATAAGAGAAAAGATTATTGGTTAATCGATGGAATACAAAACTATTTAATGATAGAATATGTAGAACAATTTTATCCAGAAATTAAACTTTTAGGCAACGCCTCTGATTCTTGGTTTTTAAAACGATTTAATGTTTCTAAGTTAAATTTTAATGATAAATACCCTTTTGTATATCAATTTACAGCACGTAAATTTTTAGATCAAGCATTAAACACCTCTGCAGATTCTCTTTCTAACTTTAATAGACGAATTGTTAGCAAATACAAAGCTGGTTTGGGTTTTCGTTTCTTAAAAGGGTATTTAGGTGATAGTATTCTAAACCAAACAATTCAGGAATTCTATCAAAAAAATCAATTAAAAATTATTTCAAGTGACACATTTAATCAATTACTCTCTTCTAAAACAACTAAAAATTTAGATTGGTTTTTTAATGATTTTGTAAAAACAAATAAAAAGATAGACCATAAAATAGAAGACATCAACATTGAAGAAGATAGTATTTCTGTTACCATAAAAAACAAAAGAAATATAACTACACCATTGGCTATTTATGCACTAAAAGGCAAAGACATTAAAATTAAAAAATGGATTTCTGACATAGATAGTTCTAAAACTGTAAAGTTTAAAAAAGGTAATTATGACACTTTTGTTTTAAATTACGAAAACTTATATCCAGAATTAAATACGTTAAACAACTGGAAAACAATTAACAAAAAGATTTTTAACAAACCTGTTAAAGTTTCATTTCTAAAAGATATAAGCAGTCCAGACTACAATCAAATTTTTTATCAACCAGATGCAAACTATAATTTTTACAACGGTTTAATTCTTGGCGTAAAACTACACAACAAACCACTCATAAAAAGAAACTTCGAATTTAAAGTTGCTCCTTATTACGCTACAAAAAGTAATACCGTTATCGGAAGTTTCTCTTTATTGTATAATCAGTTTTTTGAAAAAACAAAAATCTATAAAGTTTCTTACGGGTTTGCTGGTGGCACCTCGGATTACGCACCAAACTTATCTTACAACTCTCTTATACCTTATGTAAACATTTTTTTTAAAAGAAAAACCCTAAGAGATGCAACCTCAGAATCTCTTAGAGCAAAATTAATTCATATCGAAAAAGAAATTGCTCCAGATGCCACAAAAACAGACCAAGATAGTTATAGTGTTTTAAGCCTAAGTTACAATTACTCTAACCCAGACATTATTAAAGAATTTAGATATAGTTTTAGTACCGAATTTGCTAAAAACTTTTCTAAAGCAGCATTAGATCTAAGATTTAGAACCTTAACATCAACAGACACTCAATTAGATTTTAGACTTTTTGCAGGTGTTTTTTTCAACAATAAAACCGAGGGAAATTATTTTAGTTTTGGTTTAGACAGAAGTAATGATTATCTATTTCAATTAAACTATTTAGGTAGATCTGAAAGCTCTGGTTTTTTTAGCCAACAATACATTATCACCGAAGGAGGTTTTAAATCTGTGCTTCCAACAAGGTTTGCAAATCAGTTTATGGTTTCTAACAACTCTAGCATTGGCATATGGCGTTGGTTAGAAATTTATAACGATGTTGCTTTCTTAAAAAATAAAAAACAACCACTGTATTTTGCTTACGAAAACGGAGTTCGTTTTAACTTTGTACATGAAATATTCGAAATCTACTTTCCTTTTTATTCTAACAATGGTTGGGAGGTATCTAAAGCCGCTTATCCAGAAAAAATCAGATTCTCTTTATCTGCGGATATAAAATCTATTTATAATTTTTTTAAGAGAGGTTTTTTATAA
- a CDS encoding PspC family transcriptional regulator translates to MIDNIRHFFERNGFHVSSRLADRIGMRALNVRLFFIYVTFFTVGLSFGFYLTLAFLLKLKDMVYTKRSSVFDL, encoded by the coding sequence ATGATAGATAATATTAGACATTTTTTTGAGAGAAATGGGTTTCATGTTTCTTCGAGATTAGCTGATAGAATAGGAATGAGGGCTTTAAATGTGCGTTTGTTTTTTATTTATGTTACTTTTTTTACAGTAGGCCTGTCTTTTGGATTTTATTTAACATTGGCTTTTTTATTAAAATTAAAAGATATGGTGTATACCAAAAGAAGTTCTGTTTTTGACTTATAA
- a CDS encoding TIGR00730 family Rossman fold protein, with the protein MTSDDRKIKEKLKPKTWNEIKTNDSWAIFKIMAEFVDGYEKLSKVGPSVSIFGSARTKPDNPHYILAEEIAFQLTQHGYGVITGGGPGIMEAGNKGAHRGKGSSVGLNIELPFEQHDNPWIDPGKSLDFDYFFVRKVMFVKYSQGFVVMPGGFGTMDELFEAITLIQTHKIGRFPIILVDKKFWGGLFDWIKNTLLEEGNISEKDLNLFRLVDTAEEAIEHLDNFYDKYQFKPNF; encoded by the coding sequence ATGACAAGTGATGATAGAAAAATAAAAGAAAAATTAAAACCAAAAACTTGGAATGAAATAAAAACAAACGATTCTTGGGCTATTTTTAAAATAATGGCAGAATTTGTAGATGGGTATGAAAAACTAAGTAAAGTTGGCCCTTCTGTATCTATTTTTGGGTCTGCAAGAACAAAACCAGATAACCCACATTACATTTTAGCAGAAGAAATTGCATTCCAGCTTACACAACATGGCTACGGTGTAATAACTGGTGGTGGACCAGGAATTATGGAAGCAGGAAACAAAGGAGCTCATAGAGGAAAAGGAAGTTCTGTTGGATTAAACATAGAACTCCCTTTTGAACAACATGACAACCCTTGGATTGACCCAGGAAAAAGTTTAGATTTTGACTACTTTTTTGTACGTAAAGTAATGTTTGTAAAATACTCTCAAGGTTTTGTTGTAATGCCAGGTGGTTTTGGTACTATGGATGAACTTTTTGAAGCAATTACTTTAATTCAAACGCATAAAATAGGTCGTTTTCCAATTATTTTAGTTGATAAAAAATTCTGGGGTGGTTTATTCGATTGGATAAAAAACACACTTTTAGAAGAAGGAAACATTAGTGAAAAGGACTTAAACTTATTTAGACTTGTAGATACTGCAGAAGAAGCAATAGAACACTTAGATAACTTCTACGACAAATACCAATTTAAACCAAATTTCTAA